The following are from one region of the Salmo salar chromosome ssa27, Ssal_v3.1, whole genome shotgun sequence genome:
- the LOC106589031 gene encoding XK-related protein 8, with the protein MEEDAGKSIPFKYPASDFLLTVGGMMLFLLDVALDVWAVVTFYQEEAYVFMGLLVFLLLGSSALVQVFSWLWYHYDKGSTETKTESLVKNLHLLKILHVFQMGVYLRYAGLVRISICGFCSKKRCMEDIAVYLTHDLSLLRLIETFSESAPQLVLMITIIIQRGMVEPITILKALGSVSAIAVSVTMYHRSLRSFLPDKAKQGWISSVVYFMWNLLLIGPRVAAVALFASVFPCFIAVHFLSSWMVLFFVAWQLKTDFMDSAGGEWLYRATVGLIWYFSWFSIVEGHTRQRSTIYHTWIGVDIGMLCGFWVWQMMKNPPYFELPLDPYVIFVIMILLYIAGLCLKVIYYKFCHPKITKLGEVDLRLELVGVSQNGKDEVDFRFMGQTERPEPSVRFNKRMRNLADNFYS; encoded by the exons ATGGAGGAGGACGCGGGAAAATCTATCCCATTCAAGTACCCCGCCTCTGACTTCTTGTTGACTGTCGGAGGTATGATGCTTTTTCTCCTGGATGTGGCACTAGACGTGTGGGCGGTGGTTACTTTTTATCAAGAAGAGGCCTATGTGTTCATGGGACTGCTGGTGTTCCTACTACTGGGCTCCTCAGCCCTGGTCCAGGTTTTCAGCTGGCTGTGGTACCACTATGACAAGGGCAGTACTGAGACCAAGACAGAGAGCCTTGTGAAGAACCTTCACTTACTCAAGATCCTTCATGTGTTCCAGATGGGAGTCTACCTCAG ATATGCTGGTCTGGTGAGGATCTCGATATGTGGCTTCTGCAGTAAAAAGCGTTGCATGGAGGACATCGCCGTGTATCTGACCCATGACCTTAGCCTGCTGCGCCTCATCGAGACCTTCTCTGAGAGCGCGCCACAGCTTGTCCTCATGATTACCATCATCATCCAGAGGGGAATGGTGGAGCCCATTACAA TCTTAAAGGCACTTGGTTCAGTGTCTGCCATCGCCGTAAGCGTGACCATGTACCACCGCTCCCTGCGTTCCTTCCTCCCAGACAAGGCCAAGCAGGGCTGGATCTCCTCAGTGGTCTACTTCATGTGGAACCTGCTCCTGATTGGTCCACGTGTGGCAGCAGTCGCTCTCTTCGCCTCGGTCTTCCCCTGCTTCATCGCTGTCCACTTCCTGTCTTCCTGGATGGTTCTATTTTTTGTCGCCTGGCAACTGAAGACAGACTTCATGGACAGCGCCGGCGGAGAATGGCTCTACCGGGCCACCGTAGGTCTCATCTGGTACTTCAGCTGGTTCAGCATAGTGGAGGGGCACACCAGGCAGCGGAGCACCATCTACCACACCTGGATAGGAGTGGATATTGGGATGCTTTGTGGTTTTTGGGTGTGGCAGATGATGAAGAACCCTCCATATTTTGAACTGCCACTAGATCCCTATGTCATCTTTGTCATTATGATCTTACTCTACATAGCTGGGCTCTGTCTCAAGGTGATATACTACAAGTTCTGTCACCCAAAGATTACAAAGCTAGGAGAAGTCGATCTGAGGTTGGAGCTGGTGGGGGTCTCCCAAAATGGGAAAGATGAAGTTGACTTTAGGTTTATGGGTCAAACAGAACGTCCGGAACCGTCCGTCAGGTTCAATAAAAGGATGAGGAATTTAGCTGATAACTTTTACTCTTAA
- the xkr8.3 gene encoding XK-related protein 8.3 → MDSPMFSKYSWLDFLFSVVGVCTYLFDVGSDIWVATEFYSRGDFFWFGVLIGLMVLSSVVVQMFSWFWFKYDRELEGFDEQTAKNILFGGCVKLSFLLHVLQLGFFCRHISAIWQGFNVWWRQEQGSGYAVYLTHDLSMLRLIETFCESAPQLTLMTHIMLHTNKARTVQCVSVVASTTSIAWMVVDYHRSLRSFLPDKAKQGWGSALVYFLWNLLLIAPRVAAVALFATILPSYLAAHFLLIWPVLVFWVWRQETDFMDSAGGEWLYRATVGLIWYFSWFNVAEGGTRRRSIIYHSFMATDGGILLVTWWFYRDQVLTQSYAPILLATLPLTYLMGVLFKTLYYYCFHPTLWMPPVMEARLEDELPDGQEMVFRSIAPQTGTPRFCNKRMASHATHFYSKEEARKPSKINGCEANTVV, encoded by the exons ATGGATAGCCCAATGTTTTCGAAGTACTCATGGCTTGATTTTCTTTTCTCGGTAGTCGGTGTGTGTACTTACTTGTTTGACGTGGGATCCGACATTTGGGTCGCTACGGAGTTCTACTCGCGTGGGGATTTCTTCTGGTTCGGAGTGTTGATCGGCCTTATGGTCCTGTCTTCGGTAGTGGTCCAGATGTTTAGCTGGTTCTGGTTCAAATACGACCGCGAATTGGAGGGCTTCGATGAGCAAACTGCTAAGAATATCCTCTTTGGAGGCTGCGTCAAACTTTCATTCCTGCTACATGTACTTCAGCTCGGATTCTTTTGcag acacatctcagccaTATGGCAGGGCTTCAATGTGTGGTGGCGACAGGAGCAGGGCTCGGGGTACGCCGTGTACCTGACCCACGACCTGAGCATGCTACGCCTCATCGAGACCTTCTGTGAGAGCGCCCCGCAGCTCACCCTCATGACCCACATCATGCTGCACACCAACAAGGCCAGGACTGTTCAGT GTGTGAGTGTCGTGGCGTCAACTACTTCCATAGCCTGGATGGTGGTGGACTATCATCGTTCCCTGCGTTCCTTCCTCCCAGACAAGGCCAAGCAGGGCTGGGGCTCCGCCTTGGTCTACTTCCTGTGGAACCTGCTTCTCATCGCGCCGCGTGTGGCAGCAGTCGCCCTCTTCGCCACAATTCTGCCCTCCTACCTGGCTGCCCACTTCCTGCTTATCTGGCCAGTGCTGGTGTTCTGGGTGTGGCGGCAGGAGACAGACTTCATGGACAGCGCCGGCGGAGAATGGCTCTACCGGGCCACCGTAGGTCTCATCTGGTACTTCAGCTGGTTCAACGTGGCGGAGGGAGGGACCAGAAGGAGGAGCATCATCTATCACtccttcatggctacggacggaGGGATTCTGCTAGTCACATGGTGGTTCTACAGAGACCAGGTCCTGACACAGTCCTACGCCCCCATCCTGCTGGCCACTCTGCCCCTCACCTACCTGATGGGAGTCCTGTTTAAAACACTCTACTATTACTGTTTCCACCCCACGCTGTGGATGCCCCCTGTCATGGAGGCAAGGTTAGAAGATGAGCTGCCTGATGGTCAGGAGATGGTGTTCAGATCCATCGCCCCCCAAACTGGTACTCCTCGGTTCTGTAACAAGAGGATGGCAAGCCATGCCACTCATTTCTACTCCAAGGAGGAAGCCAGGAAGCCCAGTAAGATAAACGGGTGCGAGGCCAACACTGTTGTCTGA